TATCCGTATTGGCTTTCAGAACTTCTTTTGCGGCAAGGCTGAGAGGAGCTTCTTCTATTTGTTTATGAATGTCACGTCGTTTCTCTACAAAATAGTTTTTTACTCCGTCAATGTCTTTTCCGGTTACTTCGTTCACGGTTTCTCGCGGGTTGCTGACCAAATTGGTCTGGATGGAGTTGTCCGTCAGTTCTTGTTGCAATTCAGCCAGATAACCACTGTAATACGCCTTTTTTCCATACGGTTTACTCTCTTTTTGTAAGCGTGATTGTTGGCGTGTACATTCGGCTGTGTTGATGATAATCGAGATTTCTTTGCCGGGAGCCAGGAGACACGGAATTTGGGCAAATGGGAAAACAAGTGTAGCCGGAGTTACCGTAATCACATCTGTTTGAACCTGAAAAGTTCCATCTTCATTAATGTTCACTTCTTCGGCAAAGTTCAACCATCTGACCGGATCATTCAGATGCAATTTACCGGACGCCGGCATATCTTGCTTAAAGTCGAGCACTCTTCCTTTTAATGTGGCTTTGGCATATGTGAGTTCCGGTGTCGGCAACTGGGCTTTCTTATTAATCTTGTGGATTATCGCATCTTTAGGTAACGGAGTTTTACGGAAATTTTTCTCGTTGAGCTGTATTCCCCATATCTTGTATGCTCCGTCAAGGTCTCCTTCAGAGAAGTCCAGGCTGGTAACATTTTCCGGTATAGGCGGAAAGAGTAACTGAAATTCCGCTTCTCCGGATTCCGGCATCCAAAATTCTTTGTCCAGTGTTATTCCGACTCCCTTTCGGATAGGATAAAGTGCCCCGTTATTGTCTTTTAGGAAACTTCCGGTTGCTATTTTTATCCAGTATTTAGGCCGATAGTAAGCTTTCACATATACAGTGGTCACTGTGTCACTCATGACAATTTTATCAACTTCGATATTGTTGGAGCTCCAGGCAAGGAAAGGAGGACGCTCGATAACTCTGTCTTTGGCTTGTACAGTGCAAACTGTGCAGAGTATCAAACCGATAATCCATGTGAATCTTTTCATATAAATAGCGTTTTGTTGCTAACAAATATAAGGATATTTTTGTAACTATCCTTATGGAAAGAGAAAAAGATGCTTTTTCCCGGTATTGTTGAAAGAAATGTCCGGCACCGGGGAAGGGGGTGTTCGGCACCGGGGAACGCCCCTTTCCCCACCGATGAGGAAAGGGCGCGGCACCGGGGAAATAAATTATTGTAGTCGGAATACAATAGGAAGGGTATATTCTACGGCAACTGCTTGTCCGCGTTGCTGTCCCGGTTCCCATTTCGGCATACTGCCAACTACACGAATGGCTTCTGCATCCAAAGAAGGAGAAACGCTACGCAGTACTTTTATATCTGACAAACTGCCATCTTTTCCGACAACCATCTTTATGATGACTCTGCCTTGCTCCTTGTTCTTTTGTGCAATAGTCGGATATTTAATGCTTCTGGCAAGATACTTCATCAGCCCGGCTGTTCCGCCAGGGAATTTTGGCATTGTTTCTACTACTTTGAAAGTAGGTTCCGTATCTCCAGTTTTAATACCTACTGCATCGGGGGTTGAATCCTCTTTTAAACCGTACCCTACTACAACGACTTCTTCCAAATCTGATTGTTTTATTTCTTCTGCTTTAGCTGGTTCGGGGCCGGTTAGCCTAAAGGCAACAGGAACTGTGAATCTGACATTTACTGTTTCTCCTCTTTGCTTGCCCGGTTTCCATTTGGGCATTGCAGCAATTACTCGTGCAGCTTCCTTATCAAGATAGGGGTCTACGCTTCGAATCACTTTAATATCGGATATGTTTCCGTCTTTTCTGACAATGAAACTTACAATCACACGTCCTTGTATTCCTTTGGTCTGTGCTTCAACCGGGTATTTGACATTTCTGGCCAGATATTGCATTAATGCTCCCTGTCCGCCCGGAAAACCAGGCATCTCTTCCACTACTTCAAATATGACAGAATCAGGCACATTCTTGATTTGAGTCTCGGATACTTCTTTAACTTTCTTATCCTGTGGGAGAGCCATCTTTTGAATCTCTTCTGCAGGTGGCATGGAGATAGTTACTGCCTCGGGTTCAGGGATGACTTGCGTCGTTGCCTGTTCCATTACTTCTTTGGCGAACTTCTCTGTGGTACGTGCCACCATTTCGATGTTGCTGACAATCATCAACAGGGCAGCCAAGGGGAGAAACATCAGATATTTTGTTCTCCCTATTTCTTTTGTTCTTCGTTTATTCATCATTTTAATACGATTTTTGAGTGGTAAAACATTGAAACTATTTGATAAATTTGCTGCAGCCTTGTGATGCGCCAGTCCCAACAAATGGTACTGGTATGATTTACTATCATGTCCCGTCTCCAATACCCGGTGATCCGCCATGTATTCGAGATTCCCTCTGACTTCCCGTTTCATCAGCCAGATAAAAGGGTTGAACCAGAAGAATGTGCACATTAGCTCACTGATTAACACATCGACCGAATGATATTGGCGGGCGTGTGTTTCTTCGTGAGTAATGATTTCACCGATTTCGGACTCTGTATGTGACTGTGGATGAATGAATATCCAATGGAAGAAAGAAAACGGACCGTTTTCTTTCTTTAATAGATGTACGTGTACTCCTTGCATAGTGCTTTTAGGGCACTGGATATGTAGCCGTATGATGCTGCCCAATTGCACAAGGAAACGTGTTGTTAATGCTATTACTCCACTCCAATAGATGATTTTCATAAAGAGTATGATTAACTCTTGCCAGTTCATCGTAGGATCCTGTTGCGGGGTTATAATTTGCTCCGGAAGTATAATTGTTGCATAAAGATCTGCCATTGCCACCATTGGTTCGTGGGCTTTTATCCATCCTTGAATGTTCAACAAAGGATAAAGTAAGGAGATGGCAAAAAAACATAGCAAAGCTACCCGACGCCAATGGAAGAAGGTGTCTTTATAGAAAAACAACCGATAGAATGCGTAGAATAGGACTATTGCTACATTTATCTTTAGAAAATAGGCTAATTCCGGAGTCATAGTAATAAATATTTTCTATTAATCTTCTTTTCCTTTTTCAATCAGGTCGATGATGTCTTTGAGATCATCGGTCGAAATCTTTTGGTCTTTGGCAAAGAAAGAAACCATTTCTTTGTAAGAGTTCTCAAAATAGTTACGAACTACGCCGCTCATAAAATGGCGTTTATACTCATTTTCGCGAATTGCGGGAGTGTACTGGTAAGTATTACCCACACGTTTCGGTGTGACGTATCCCTTCCGTTCGAGGTTCTTCACGATGGATGCTACTGTGGTGTACGGCGGAGCAGGTTGCGTATATTTCGCTACGATGTCCTTGACGAAACAGCTTTGTAACTCCCAAATGTAGATCATTACTTCTTCTTCTTGTATTGTTAACTTTTCCATGGAGATATTGTTTAATTACGAATACTTCGCAAATCTACGAATATTTCGTAAATAGGCAATAGTTAATGGGTTAATAAATGCAAATGCATAAAGATTGCAAGAATATTTGAATTGCACCAGTTTGCTGAAAATACTTAAGCATAAAAAAAGATTGGATAGGCATTGTTTTTGCTTAAATAATCACACTTTAATAACCTTTATGCTAAAAATAGGCTATTGGACACTTTTTTATTTAAAATAAATGAAATATCTTTGCCGGTACAAAACAGACGTTAAATATGGATGGTGCGTTTTGATGCTTTGGTAAGCTCAAAAAAATCCCCGCACTTAACTAATGAAACTATTTAATTAACAATGCTGACCGAAGGGAAGAGGGAAGCAAACTAAAAAATTAATGATATGAAAAAAGGTTTGATTTTTGTGCTATTCGCACTTGTTTCTATCGTTTCTTATTCTCAACTTTCTTGGAATGCGAAAGTGGGTATGAACATGAGTAACTTCACTGGGGATGCGTTTAAAGATAGTAAGATGAGAATAGGATTTAATGTTGGCGTGGGTGCAGAATATCAATTCACAGAAATGTGGTCTATTCAACCATCTTTGATGTTTACTCAAAAAGGAACAAAAATGGAAGAAAGTGAAGATGGAATTACTGCTACTGCAAAATTAAATCCAATGTATTTGGAAATTCCTGTATTGGCAGCTGCTCGTTTTGCAGTTGCTGATAATCAGAATATTGTGATAAAAGCTGGTCCGTATTTTGCTTTTGGGCTTGCAGGTAAGTTTAAAACTGATATTTCAGGTGATCTAGGTGGAATTTCTGTAGACGATGTTTTAGATTATTTAGAGATTCCTAAAGAAGCAGATCTTTTCGGAAGTGGCGAGAATAAAATGGATATGAAGAGATTTGATTTTGGCCTTGGAGTAGGAGTTGCTTACGAAATCGGAAAGTTTTTTGTTAGTCTAGACGGAGAATTTGGATTAACTAAATTGCTTGATTATAAAGATGATGATATTAGCAATCCGAAAAACATGAACTTCTCTATCGGCGTAGGTTATAAATTCTAATAGAATTATACTCTCTTTATAATATCTCTTTAAAATCCCTCGTCCTATACTCTCTTTGGACGGGGGATTTTTTTTATCCTTACTTTCCGAAAAAGAAAAAACGGCATACCTTAATAATAAGAATATACCGTTCGTTTCTCTCTCTTGTGTTGTATTTATCAATCACTTACCTGCTTGGATAAGTTTTCTTTTTCTTTCAGTTCCTTATATCTCTCTATGGCATGTTTACGACTCATAAGTATTTGCCAGCGATATACCCAGCAGGTAGTAAGAAAATAAACACCCGCTTGTAGCCACAAAGCTTTATATTCAAAAGCCACTTCACTCAAAGTTGCTCCCATATTATTGATTTTTACAAAACCATTGATCCCGAAAGTAGACGGGAAGATGTAAGATACATATTTCCAGAACGGAGGAATCGCAGCCCCTGGCCAGGAAATTCCTGAGATAAATAGCAAAGGAACGGATGTGAATACAAAAATCAGCATACAAGTTTCCCGGTTACGAATGGCAATGGAAGTTGTCATTGCAAAGAAAATGCAAGCCGCCAAGTAGGGAACAACGAATAATACCAATGAACCGGGCTGTCCGATTTGGTTGAGACTGAATAATCGTGGTACAATGTATAATACATAGAAAGCCACCAATACATAAACCATAAAGTAACTTAGTCCCTTCCCGAGTACGATGCGCAATGTACCGTTATAATGTCGGTTGATGGGGACGAGGTCTTTGAATCGGTTGTTCTCACGGG
The DNA window shown above is from Bacteroides faecium and carries:
- a CDS encoding BlaI/MecI/CopY family transcriptional regulator, with amino-acid sequence MEKLTIQEEEVMIYIWELQSCFVKDIVAKYTQPAPPYTTVASIVKNLERKGYVTPKRVGNTYQYTPAIRENEYKRHFMSGVVRNYFENSYKEMVSFFAKDQKISTDDLKDIIDLIEKGKED
- a CDS encoding TlpA family protein disulfide reductase, with product MKRFTWIIGLILCTVCTVQAKDRVIERPPFLAWSSNNIEVDKIVMSDTVTTVYVKAYYRPKYWIKIATGSFLKDNNGALYPIRKGVGITLDKEFWMPESGEAEFQLLFPPIPENVTSLDFSEGDLDGAYKIWGIQLNEKNFRKTPLPKDAIIHKINKKAQLPTPELTYAKATLKGRVLDFKQDMPASGKLHLNDPVRWLNFAEEVNINEDGTFQVQTDVITVTPATLVFPFAQIPCLLAPGKEISIIINTAECTRQQSRLQKESKPYGKKAYYSGYLAELQQELTDNSIQTNLVSNPRETVNEVTGKDIDGVKNYFVEKRRDIHKQIEEAPLSLAAKEVLKANTDITTGIGIFMAKDILMRAHVASQKLNKEQTKEYYMNTKIEFPDNYFDVFKELVLNSPADLYAPEYAYGIGVFASRKDLLEQHLGTNQGILFQMAEACRYYRSIEDFTPLTAEQTAALEALPSPAYKEMLTALNGELLKKMELNKQKTGYKINEIGEVENEELFSAIISKFKGHVLLVDFWATWCGPCRMANKAMIPMKEELKDKDILYLYVAGENSPKGTWENMIPDVHGEHFRVTNDQWRYLMDKFKIQGVPTYFVIDRNGNTVYQQTGFPGADTMKKKLTEALNK
- a CDS encoding porin family protein, giving the protein MKKGLIFVLFALVSIVSYSQLSWNAKVGMNMSNFTGDAFKDSKMRIGFNVGVGAEYQFTEMWSIQPSLMFTQKGTKMEESEDGITATAKLNPMYLEIPVLAAARFAVADNQNIVIKAGPYFAFGLAGKFKTDISGDLGGISVDDVLDYLEIPKEADLFGSGENKMDMKRFDFGLGVGVAYEIGKFFVSLDGEFGLTKLLDYKDDDISNPKNMNFSIGVGYKF
- a CDS encoding M56 family metallopeptidase; its protein translation is MTPELAYFLKINVAIVLFYAFYRLFFYKDTFFHWRRVALLCFFAISLLYPLLNIQGWIKAHEPMVAMADLYATIILPEQIITPQQDPTMNWQELIILFMKIIYWSGVIALTTRFLVQLGSIIRLHIQCPKSTMQGVHVHLLKKENGPFSFFHWIFIHPQSHTESEIGEIITHEETHARQYHSVDVLISELMCTFFWFNPFIWLMKREVRGNLEYMADHRVLETGHDSKSYQYHLLGLAHHKAAANLSNSFNVLPLKNRIKMMNKRRTKEIGRTKYLMFLPLAALLMIVSNIEMVARTTEKFAKEVMEQATTQVIPEPEAVTISMPPAEEIQKMALPQDKKVKEVSETQIKNVPDSVIFEVVEEMPGFPGGQGALMQYLARNVKYPVEAQTKGIQGRVIVSFIVRKDGNISDIKVIRSVDPYLDKEAARVIAAMPKWKPGKQRGETVNVRFTVPVAFRLTGPEPAKAEEIKQSDLEEVVVVGYGLKEDSTPDAVGIKTGDTEPTFKVVETMPKFPGGTAGLMKYLARSIKYPTIAQKNKEQGRVIIKMVVGKDGSLSDIKVLRSVSPSLDAEAIRVVGSMPKWEPGQQRGQAVAVEYTLPIVFRLQ